In Nocardioides sp., the following proteins share a genomic window:
- a CDS encoding beta-galactosidase — translation MNIPALAYGGDYNPEQWPREVWAEDHVLMQQSHVNLATVGVFSWAHLQPNPDTFTFEWLDDVIEGLHRAGVAVDLATATASPPPWLSRAHPEMLPVTADGRTLWPGGRQHYCPHSPVYRDAAQTLCRAMGERYGSHPSVVLWHVSNEIGCHNALCYCDVSAAAFRTWLRERYGDLDTLNQAWGTAFWSQRYFDWEEILPPRIAPNFPNPTHQLDFRRFSSDTLLELFVMERDILHEVSPGVPVTTNFMVMRHTEHMDYFRWGRELDIVSNDHYQMAHESQPWRELAFSADKTRGTAGGKPWLLMETSTSAVNWQPRNVAKTPGELLRASMQHVGRGADGMLFFQWRASKAGAEKYHAGLVPHAGTDTRLWREVCELGAVLGRLREVAGATTANRAAILVDYQARWAAELDSHPSTDVAYLDQPEAYHAALTDLGLGVDVVHPSADLSGYDLVVVPTLYLVTDADAANIAAVAERGGTVVVTYFSGIVDESDHIRLGGYPGAFRELLGIRIEEFTPLREGECVTLDDGAIGTVWTDDLQLVGAEAVSSYVDGPVPGKAAVTRHQVGDGSAWYVATRLDTAAMGTLMTRIVADAEVEPVVATTPGVEVVRRVGPGGSWLFVINHTDEVASVASSGHDLISDAPYEGQVPAGGVAVIREEAGLAR, via the coding sequence TTCGAGTGGCTCGACGACGTCATCGAGGGGTTGCACCGTGCCGGAGTGGCGGTCGACCTGGCCACGGCGACCGCCTCGCCGCCGCCGTGGCTGAGTCGAGCGCACCCCGAGATGCTCCCCGTCACCGCCGACGGCCGAACGTTGTGGCCAGGTGGCCGCCAGCACTACTGCCCGCATTCGCCGGTCTACCGCGACGCGGCCCAGACGCTGTGTCGAGCGATGGGGGAGCGGTACGGATCTCATCCGAGCGTCGTGCTGTGGCACGTGTCGAACGAGATCGGCTGTCACAACGCGTTGTGCTATTGCGACGTGAGCGCAGCGGCGTTCCGCACCTGGTTGCGCGAACGCTATGGCGACCTCGACACGCTGAACCAGGCATGGGGTACGGCGTTCTGGAGTCAGCGCTATTTCGACTGGGAGGAGATTCTGCCGCCCCGAATCGCGCCCAACTTCCCCAATCCGACGCACCAGTTGGACTTCCGGCGATTCTCCTCCGACACGTTGTTGGAGTTGTTCGTGATGGAGCGCGACATCCTGCACGAGGTGAGCCCGGGGGTGCCGGTGACCACCAACTTCATGGTCATGCGGCACACCGAGCACATGGACTACTTCCGCTGGGGTCGCGAACTCGACATCGTGTCCAACGATCACTACCAGATGGCCCACGAATCCCAGCCTTGGCGCGAACTGGCCTTCTCGGCCGACAAGACGCGCGGCACCGCGGGCGGCAAGCCCTGGCTGCTGATGGAGACCTCGACCTCGGCGGTGAACTGGCAGCCGCGCAACGTGGCCAAAACTCCGGGTGAGTTGCTCCGCGCGAGCATGCAGCACGTGGGACGCGGCGCGGACGGGATGTTGTTCTTCCAGTGGCGCGCATCCAAGGCCGGTGCGGAGAAATACCACGCAGGCCTGGTGCCGCACGCCGGCACCGACACCCGGCTGTGGCGCGAAGTCTGCGAACTGGGAGCGGTGCTCGGGCGGCTCAGGGAGGTTGCCGGGGCCACCACCGCGAACCGCGCCGCGATCCTGGTGGACTATCAGGCCCGCTGGGCCGCCGAACTCGACTCGCACCCCTCGACCGACGTGGCGTACCTCGACCAGCCCGAGGCCTACCATGCGGCCCTGACCGACCTGGGGCTCGGTGTCGATGTCGTCCATCCCAGCGCCGATCTGTCCGGCTACGACCTCGTGGTCGTCCCGACGCTCTATCTGGTCACCGACGCCGACGCGGCCAACATCGCCGCCGTCGCCGAACGCGGCGGCACCGTCGTGGTCACCTACTTCTCCGGCATCGTCGACGAGTCCGACCACATCAGACTCGGCGGCTACCCCGGCGCCTTTCGCGAACTTCTCGGCATCCGGATCGAGGAGTTCACGCCACTGCGTGAGGGCGAATGCGTCACCCTCGACGACGGCGCGATCGGCACGGTGTGGACCGACGATCTGCAACTTGTCGGAGCAGAGGCGGTGTCGTCATACGTCGACGGGCCGGTCCCTGGCAAAGCAGCCGTCACCCGACACCAGGTCGGCGACGGCTCGGCGTGGTACGTCGCCACCAGACTCGACACAGCGGCGATGGGCACGTTGATGACTCGAATCGTCGCTGACGCTGAGGTGGAGCCGGTCGTCGCGACCACGCCAGGTGTCGAGGTCGTACGCCGGGTCGGGCCCGGAGGGTCCTGGCTGTTCGTGATCAACCACACCGACGAGGTCGCCTCGGTGGCATCATCTGGCCACGATCTGATCTCGGATGCGCCGTACGAGGGTCAGGTTCCGGCAGGAGGTGTCGCGGTGATCCGCGAGGAGGCGGGCCTGGCGCGATGA